From Camelina sativa cultivar DH55 chromosome 7, Cs, whole genome shotgun sequence, one genomic window encodes:
- the LOC104702720 gene encoding egg cell-secreted protein 1.3-like, with protein sequence MASNTSLLFVTVTLLLILNVSCSRTLPAALAGSTSIAARLTGGGLMQCWDALYELKSCTNEIVLFFLNGETKLGTGCCNAVDVITNDCWPAMLTSLGFTSEETNVLRGFCQSPTSGGSSPAPSPVNV encoded by the coding sequence ATGGCTTCTAACACAAGTTTACTCTTCGTCACCGTCACTCTTCTCCTCATCCTCAACGTCTCCTGCAGCAGGACACTCCCAGCAGCGTTGGCAGGCTCCACCAGCATTGCGGCGAGGCTTACCGGAGGAGGACTGATGCAGTGTTGGGATGCACTCTACGAGCTGAAATCTTGCACTAACGAGAtcgttctcttcttcctcaacggGGAGACCAAACTTGGCACCGGTTGCTGTAACGCCGTTGACGTCATTACCAACGATTGCTGGCCGGCGATGCTTACTTCTCTTGGCTTTACATCTGAGGAAACCAATGTCCTCCGTGGTTTCTGTCAATCTCCGACTTCCGGCGGTTCTTCTCCGGCTCCTTCCCCTGTCAACGTTTGA
- the LOC104702722 gene encoding uncharacterized protein LOC104702722 encodes MNDRMGETGFSRESSAAPEIVLSETEMAAAEQLMQLSEEETVSCSSSTGGDYGGGRGGGGGGDKTRHEDVVSSRIGNEQNDGVRCDSNLGLKRKREMAKMKEKKFRSLESIYRATKEMRG; translated from the coding sequence ATGAACGATCGAATGGGGGAAACAGGATTCTCTAGAGAATCATCGGCGGCGCCAGAGATCGTGCTCTCTGAGACGGAGATGGCGGCGGCGGAACAGCTTATGCAGCTAAGCGAGGAAGAAACGGTGAGCTGTAGCAGCAGCACCGGTGGAGATTATGGCGGCGGaagaggaggaggcggaggcgGAGATAAGACAAGGCATGAAGATGTTGTTAGCTCGAGAATCGGAAACGAGCAAAACGACGGCGTACGCTGCGATTCTAATCTTGGCCTGAAGAGGAAGAGGGAGATGgcgaagatgaaggagaagaagtttcgTTCTCTCGAGAGTATTTACAGAGCGACGAAGGAGATGAGGGGTTAA
- the LOC109125178 gene encoding ribonucleoside-diphosphate reductase large subunit-like has product MYVVKRDGRQETVHFDKITARLKKLSYGLSSDHCDPVLVAQKVCAGVYKGVTTSQLDELASETAAAMTCNHPDYASLAARIAVSNLHKNTKKSFSETVKDMFNHVSERSGLKSPLIADDVFDIIMQNAARLDSEIIYDRDFEYDFFGFKTLERSYLLRVEGKVVERPQHMLMRVAVGIHKDDIDSAIQTYHLMSQRWFTHASPTLFNAGTPRPQLSSCFLVCMKDDSIDGIYETLKECAVISKSAGGIGVSIHNIRATGSYIRGTNGTSNGIVPMLRVFNDTARYVDQGGGKRKGAFAVYLEPWHADVFEFLELRKNHGKEEHRARDLFYALWVPDLFMERVQSDGKWSLFCPNEAPGLADCWGAEFETLYTKYEREGKAKKVVQAQQLWYEILTSQVETGTPYMLFKDIPLDSHPSKLAGSLGSKNRYFDFDK; this is encoded by the exons atgtatgtGGTGAAGCGTGACGGAAGGCAGGAAACTGTTCATTTCGATAAGATTACTGCCCGGCTTAAGAAGCTTAGCTATGGGCTTAGCAGTGACCACTGTGACCCTGTCCTCGTTGCTCAGAAGGTCTGTGCTGGTGTCTACAAGGGAGTCACCACAAGTCAACTCGATGAGTTGGCTTCTGAGACTGCTGCTGCTATGACCTGTAACCATCCTGATTATGCATCT CTTGCTGCTAGGATTGCTGTCTCAAATCTTCACAAGAACACTAAGAAATCGTTTTCTGAGAC GGTTAAGGACATGTTCAATCATGTCAGTGAGAGATCTGGACTAAAGTCTCCGTTAATAGCTGATGATGTGTTTGACATAATTATGCAG AACGCTGCTCGTCTGGACAGTGAAATAATCTATGATCGTGATTTTGAATACGATTTCTTTGGATTTAAAACTCTTGAGAGATCATACCTCTTAAGAGTCGAAGGGAAAGTTGTTGAAAGGCCTCAACACATGCTGATGAGGGTAGCTGTTGGCATTCACAAGGATGATATTGATTCCGCGATCCAAACTTACCATTTGATGTCTCAGAGATGGTTCACTCATGCATCTCCTACACTCTTCAATGCAGGAACGCCAAGGCCTCAA TTAAGCAGCTGCTTTCTGGTGTGCATGAAAGATGATAGCATTGACGGCATATATGAAACACTCAAAGAGTGTGCTGTtataagcaaatctgctgggGGTATTGGTGTTTCAATTCACAATATTCGTGCAACTGGAAGTTACATTCGTGGCACAAATGGAACATCTAATGGTATTGTTCCAATGCTGCGTGTATTCAATGATACTGCTCGTTATGTTGATCAAGGAGGAGGCAAGAGAAAGG GAGCCTTTGCTGTATACCTGGAGCCATGGCATGCTGATGTCTTTGAGTTTCTAGAGCTGCGTAAGAACCATGGGAAG GAAGAACACAGGGCTAGAGACTTGTTTTATGCTCTCTGGGTTCCAGATCTCTTCATGGAGAGGGTCCAGAGCGATGGGAAGTGGTCACTGTTTTGTCCAAACGAAGCTCCGGGTTTGGCAGATTGCTGGGGCGCTGAATTTGAGACACTGTACACGAAGTATGAAAGAGAG GGCAAAGCCAAGAAGGTTGTTCAGGCGCAGCAGCTTTGGTATGAAATATTGACATCCCAGGTAGAAACAGGAACACCATACATGCTTTTCAAG